The Pseudomonas sp. G2-4 genome window below encodes:
- a CDS encoding ATP-binding protein codes for MADLIDNSISAHAKEIHIEFRPNDNPYIAVIDDGKGMSHETLQNAMRHGSKNPLLERSGEDMGRYGLGLKTASISQCRRMTVISKQEANISAYCWDLDVVIEKGAWVMLQLEASEYQALPHFNQLSLQKTGTIVLWQNLDKLLIGETDPESALGMKMLAAREHLSLVFHRFLVKEGSKPKISIALNGSLIVPFDPFLSHHKATQPLDEEIFSVEGKKVVVKPFILPHISKLNNNDTQLVGGTEGVRSQQGFYIYRNRRLIIWGTWFRLARKDELSKLARVRVDIPNALDHLWTLDIKKSAAHPPEIVRLNLKRTVDRIRAVSGRTITFKGRKVSDSEVAAGWNEVIDRSGVRFDINRKHPIISEFSKFLSKEGRMQFNLILGVIESSFPADALYNRMASDIRSDFANDSSVESINGMIADLLSNMPVDSPVRKQLLMSLHLIEPFNLYPALTKKIIEEYES; via the coding sequence GTGGCGGATTTGATAGATAACAGTATTTCCGCCCACGCAAAAGAGATTCATATCGAGTTCCGCCCTAACGATAACCCTTACATCGCGGTTATAGACGATGGGAAAGGTATGTCGCATGAGACGCTGCAGAACGCAATGCGACACGGCAGTAAAAACCCCCTTCTAGAAAGAAGCGGGGAGGATATGGGCCGCTACGGCTTAGGGTTAAAAACCGCTTCCATATCTCAATGTCGACGCATGACAGTCATTTCGAAACAAGAAGCGAATATAAGTGCCTATTGCTGGGACCTTGATGTCGTTATCGAAAAAGGCGCTTGGGTAATGCTTCAGCTGGAAGCATCAGAATACCAAGCTCTACCTCATTTTAATCAGCTTTCGTTGCAGAAAACCGGAACAATTGTATTGTGGCAAAACTTAGACAAGCTACTTATTGGAGAAACAGATCCAGAAAGTGCGCTAGGCATGAAAATGTTGGCCGCTCGCGAGCACTTATCACTTGTTTTCCATAGATTCCTAGTTAAAGAAGGAAGTAAACCTAAAATTTCAATAGCTTTGAACGGCTCTTTAATTGTGCCGTTTGACCCGTTCCTTAGCCATCACAAAGCCACACAGCCATTGGACGAGGAGATTTTTTCCGTAGAGGGCAAGAAGGTTGTGGTCAAACCTTTTATCTTGCCTCACATAAGCAAACTTAATAATAACGACACACAACTTGTTGGTGGAACCGAGGGAGTTCGAAGCCAGCAGGGTTTCTATATTTACAGAAATAGACGACTGATCATTTGGGGCACATGGTTTCGCTTGGCGCGAAAAGATGAGCTGAGCAAACTTGCACGCGTTCGGGTGGACATTCCAAATGCGCTTGATCATCTTTGGACCTTAGACATAAAAAAATCGGCTGCCCACCCGCCTGAGATAGTCCGATTAAATCTGAAGCGAACCGTAGATAGAATTAGAGCCGTAAGTGGGCGAACAATTACTTTTAAAGGCCGAAAAGTCTCTGACTCTGAGGTCGCTGCTGGATGGAATGAGGTTATCGATAGATCAGGGGTCCGATTCGACATCAATCGAAAGCACCCAATAATTTCAGAGTTTTCTAAATTTCTCAGTAAAGAAGGGCGGATGCAGTTCAACCTGATTCTAGGCGTTATTGAAAGCTCCTTTCCTGCAGACGCCTTGTATAATCGAATGGCGAGTGATATCAGATCTGACTTCGCCAACGATAGTTCAGTCGAAAGCATTAACGGCATGATCGCGGATCTTCTGAGCAATATGCCCGTGGACTCACCGGTTCGAAAACAACTGCTAATGTCCCTCCATTTGATTGAACCATTTAATTTATATCCGGCGCTGACAAAAAAAATTATTGAGGAATATGAGTCATGA
- a CDS encoding Z1 domain-containing protein has translation MALTVDGIPTEGGILDLASTLRSIPPYTVTDEEFETVIKRLHEALTVDMGLGDCVYDEQNPWLRARKAEIDPFYWNRYKTDLLKQGWGPKVVNSLDKVTDEILDLMGDPSGRTGWPRRGLVMGDVQSGKTSNYTGLICKAADAGYKLVILLTGTLESLRRQTQERLDAGFVGLDSSGVVNNRKRHRKEIGVGLIDAARSAGVFTSTVGDFKATTVNQLGFRLRDYREPVLLVVKKNKRILENLADWLVNYNASAGGNIDIPLLLIDDEADNASINTNPKKATAINSAIRGLLKVFPRSSYVGFTATPFANVFINPDTTNNVEGDDLFPRDFIYTLEAPTNYVGASRIFSETSDLKCLEVIHDAEEYFPRGQTSDSNIEGVPPSLIDAVVCFFLVNTLMDIRAGMPKHRSMLVNVSHFTLIQDQVRDILDHEVRLMQGDIQNYASLSFDEAMQNQTINTLFNKFQRLFSNLEVSWSEVQAQLVASTLPIQTTAVNQKSGPASLDYAAYKEHGLRVIAVGGNSLARGLTLEGLCVSYFYRSTQMYDALLQMGRWFGYRVGYEDLCKIWMTEETADWYAHISEATDELRNEVRRMQNSRLKPIDFGLRVRSHPESLLITARNKMRDSDEIIQIISITEESLESPRLLKDPSIVTANYKEAQSFIRSVVSCPTAKSENGSFPVWRSVPKQLVVKFLKAFVNHPLSVKLQTSSLADFIEKSDDEKLDHWDVALPTGSGDSIKFLGDIEVKRRIRKISIDESIKALLVNGNKLRVGSAGDEKVGLSAAEVQAADLRFRSESKKSVQTIPGKAYAAVRQAPLLLIHLIQPRSESNEESPYTLPSDCDALVAIGLSFPSLNVSSHRVAYRINLVELRNILSGDNPSIDDNDDEDDEDDDE, from the coding sequence ATGGCACTGACGGTCGATGGAATTCCAACCGAGGGAGGTATTTTAGACTTAGCCTCCACTCTTCGGTCAATCCCCCCCTATACAGTCACCGATGAAGAGTTTGAAACCGTAATTAAGCGACTTCATGAGGCCCTTACAGTTGACATGGGATTGGGCGATTGTGTTTACGACGAACAAAACCCATGGTTAAGAGCTCGAAAAGCCGAAATCGACCCATTTTATTGGAATCGCTATAAAACAGACCTTTTGAAACAGGGTTGGGGTCCCAAGGTCGTTAATTCGCTAGACAAGGTTACAGATGAGATCTTGGATTTAATGGGAGATCCATCGGGTCGCACCGGATGGCCTCGTCGGGGCTTGGTAATGGGCGACGTTCAGTCAGGGAAGACGTCAAATTATACTGGTCTTATCTGCAAGGCAGCGGATGCCGGTTATAAGCTAGTGATTCTGTTGACGGGCACGTTAGAAAGTTTGAGACGGCAAACCCAAGAACGCTTGGACGCGGGCTTCGTTGGGCTTGATAGTTCGGGCGTCGTTAATAACAGAAAACGCCATAGAAAAGAAATCGGGGTAGGACTAATTGACGCTGCGAGGTCAGCTGGGGTTTTCACATCTACAGTAGGTGATTTCAAGGCAACAACTGTAAATCAGTTAGGTTTTAGGTTAAGGGACTATAGGGAACCGGTACTCCTTGTAGTAAAAAAAAATAAGCGAATTCTCGAAAATCTTGCCGACTGGCTGGTTAACTATAATGCAAGTGCGGGTGGAAATATTGACATCCCCCTACTGTTGATTGATGACGAAGCAGATAACGCGTCCATTAATACAAACCCCAAAAAAGCAACTGCGATAAATTCGGCCATACGAGGATTGCTAAAAGTTTTTCCGAGATCCAGCTACGTCGGCTTCACCGCCACTCCCTTCGCGAATGTATTTATAAATCCCGACACCACGAATAATGTTGAGGGGGATGATTTATTCCCTCGTGATTTTATTTACACCTTGGAAGCCCCTACAAACTACGTTGGGGCGAGCCGGATTTTCAGCGAAACATCTGATTTGAAATGCTTAGAGGTAATTCACGATGCGGAAGAATATTTTCCTCGTGGGCAAACCTCTGATAGCAACATAGAGGGAGTCCCCCCCTCTCTAATAGACGCGGTTGTCTGCTTCTTCTTGGTCAATACACTGATGGATATCCGTGCTGGGATGCCAAAGCACAGATCCATGCTAGTAAACGTGAGTCACTTCACATTAATACAAGACCAAGTTAGGGATATCTTGGACCATGAGGTCCGTCTGATGCAGGGTGATATTCAGAATTATGCATCATTGTCTTTCGATGAGGCGATGCAAAACCAAACCATAAATACTCTTTTTAATAAGTTTCAACGGCTTTTTTCCAATTTGGAGGTATCTTGGAGCGAAGTCCAAGCCCAGCTTGTGGCCTCCACACTACCGATTCAAACTACAGCCGTAAACCAAAAAAGTGGACCTGCCAGCCTAGATTACGCCGCCTACAAAGAACACGGACTAAGAGTTATAGCGGTGGGCGGCAATAGCTTGGCACGCGGTTTAACGTTAGAAGGACTATGTGTCAGCTATTTCTACAGATCTACTCAGATGTACGACGCGTTGCTTCAAATGGGGCGGTGGTTCGGCTACCGCGTTGGCTATGAAGATCTGTGTAAAATTTGGATGACTGAGGAAACCGCTGATTGGTATGCTCATATTTCGGAGGCCACCGACGAATTACGTAATGAAGTGCGTCGAATGCAGAACTCCCGCCTGAAACCAATTGACTTTGGACTGCGCGTAAGGTCTCACCCTGAATCACTACTTATTACCGCCAGAAATAAAATGCGGGACTCGGACGAAATCATCCAAATTATTTCTATAACTGAAGAAAGTTTAGAGTCGCCTAGATTATTGAAAGACCCTTCTATAGTTACCGCGAACTATAAGGAAGCGCAAAGTTTCATACGTTCAGTGGTCTCTTGCCCAACTGCAAAATCTGAGAATGGCTCCTTTCCTGTATGGCGGTCCGTGCCGAAACAATTGGTTGTAAAATTTTTAAAGGCATTTGTCAACCATCCCCTTAGCGTCAAACTACAAACATCGAGTTTGGCAGACTTTATCGAGAAATCAGATGATGAAAAGCTCGATCACTGGGATGTGGCTTTACCAACAGGTAGCGGAGATTCAATCAAGTTTTTGGGTGACATAGAAGTCAAAAGGCGAATTCGGAAAATCTCCATTGATGAAAGTATCAAAGCCTTGCTTGTTAACGGGAATAAACTTCGAGTGGGCTCTGCAGGTGATGAGAAAGTTGGATTATCTGCAGCTGAAGTGCAGGCAGCAGACCTTCGCTTCCGAAGCGAGTCCAAGAAAAGCGTTCAAACAATACCAGGTAAAGCATATGCTGCTGTTAGGCAGGCGCCGCTGCTGTTGATCCATTTGATTCAGCCTAGAAGTGAGAGCAATGAGGAAAGTCCTTATACACTTCCTTCCGATTGTGATGCGCTTGTGGCAATAGGTCTAAGCTTCCCCTCTCTTAATGTGTCGAGTCACCGAGTCGCTTATCGGATTAATCTTGTTGAACTCAGAAATATTTTGTCTGGAGATAATCCCTCCATTGACGACAACGATGATGAGGACGATGAAGATGATGACGAATAA
- a CDS encoding helix-turn-helix transcriptional regulator, protein MKILSSGDRFRALLKEANIRSADFAKLYGVKSQHVNNWFNRGIPAGRIHSIASLLTVSPEWLARGEGPQTPLGLGPGTTYEAAENDGVYSVVEPTDIELPFYKEVPIAPGESQTHIIEIPDQTIRLPRSHLESLEINPNDAICTTMVGDSMAERIEDGSTLAIDRGLTQIVDGQIYALEHDGMLRIKYLHRIPGNRLRLRSHNSTAYPDEVFTLEQIEAQNIRVLGWVFWWSTLNKQRPPVCE, encoded by the coding sequence ATGAAAATACTTTCCAGTGGCGACCGCTTCAGAGCCCTTCTAAAAGAAGCCAACATCCGATCCGCTGACTTCGCGAAGTTATACGGCGTGAAGTCGCAGCACGTGAACAACTGGTTCAACCGTGGCATCCCAGCCGGACGCATCCACTCCATTGCCAGCCTGCTGACAGTCAGCCCAGAGTGGCTCGCCCGCGGCGAAGGCCCGCAAACCCCACTGGGCCTCGGCCCCGGTACCACCTATGAGGCCGCCGAAAACGATGGCGTCTACAGCGTGGTGGAACCCACGGACATCGAACTGCCCTTCTACAAGGAAGTCCCCATCGCCCCAGGCGAAAGCCAAACCCACATCATCGAAATACCCGACCAAACCATCCGCCTGCCCCGCAGCCACCTCGAATCCCTCGAAATCAACCCCAACGACGCCATCTGCACCACCATGGTCGGCGACAGCATGGCCGAACGCATCGAAGACGGCTCCACCCTCGCCATCGACCGCGGCCTGACCCAAATCGTCGACGGGCAAATCTATGCGCTTGAGCATGACGGGATGCTGCGCATCAAATACCTGCACCGCATCCCCGGCAACCGACTGCGCCTGCGCAGCCACAACAGCACTGCTTACCCGGATGAAGTCTTCACCCTCGAACAGATCGAAGCGCAGAACATCAGGGTACTGGGCTGGGTGTTCTGGTGGTCCACCCTCAACAAACAGCGACCGCCCGTCTGCGAATGA
- a CDS encoding M90 family metallopeptidase yields the protein MWSLSNWRRQRTLAKHPVPDETWQRVRHQLSFLDGLSAAEDQWLREACVLFLHDKHLTALPGVELHQEQRLLLAAQAQLPLMHLGELNWYQGFHEIVLYPDDFLSPQRYRDASGIEHEWDGEHSGEAWPQGPIILAWDGVMASGGWDGYNLVIHELAHKLDMLNGDANGLPPLHPGMRVSDWAEAMQQAFDDLDRQLDQNPDAETVIDPYAAENPAEFFAVTSEYFFSAPDLLHQAYPRVYEQLKAFYRQDPLARLRQLQAEDPVYQASY from the coding sequence ATGTGGTCCCTGAGCAACTGGCGCCGCCAACGCACCCTCGCCAAACACCCCGTCCCCGACGAAACCTGGCAACGCGTGCGCCATCAACTGAGCTTCCTCGACGGCCTCAGCGCCGCCGAGGACCAGTGGCTGCGCGAGGCCTGCGTGCTGTTCCTGCATGACAAACACCTCACCGCCCTGCCCGGCGTCGAACTGCACCAGGAACAACGCCTGCTCCTCGCCGCCCAGGCCCAACTGCCGCTGATGCACCTGGGCGAACTGAACTGGTACCAGGGCTTCCACGAAATCGTCCTCTACCCCGACGACTTCCTCAGCCCCCAGCGCTACCGCGACGCCAGCGGCATCGAGCACGAGTGGGACGGCGAACACAGCGGCGAAGCCTGGCCCCAGGGCCCGATCATCCTGGCCTGGGACGGCGTGATGGCCAGCGGTGGCTGGGACGGCTACAACCTGGTGATCCACGAACTGGCGCACAAACTCGACATGCTCAACGGCGACGCCAACGGCCTGCCACCACTGCACCCCGGCATGCGCGTCAGCGACTGGGCCGAGGCCATGCAACAGGCCTTCGACGACCTCGACCGCCAACTGGACCAGAACCCCGACGCAGAAACCGTCATCGATCCCTACGCCGCGGAAAACCCCGCCGAGTTCTTCGCCGTCACCAGCGAATACTTCTTCAGCGCCCCGGACCTGCTGCACCAGGCCTATCCACGGGTCTATGAACAGCTCAAGGCCTTCTACCGCCAGGATCCTTTGGCCCGACTGCGGCAACTTCAGGCCGAAGATCCGGTCTATCAGGCGTCATACTAA
- the ppa gene encoding inorganic diphosphatase, translating to MSYSKIPAGKDLPNDIYVAIEIPANHAPIKYEIDKDSDCLFVDRFMATPMFYPANYGYIPNTLADDGDPLDVLVVTPYPVAPGSVIRARPVGILNMTDDGGGDAKVIAVPHDKLSQLYVDVKEYTDLPPLLIQQIEHFFANYKDLEKGKWVKIEGWAGADAAREAILKSAAAYKG from the coding sequence ATGAGCTACAGCAAGATTCCGGCTGGCAAAGACCTGCCGAACGACATCTACGTCGCGATCGAAATCCCGGCCAACCACGCCCCGATCAAATACGAAATCGACAAAGACAGCGATTGCCTGTTCGTTGACCGTTTCATGGCCACCCCCATGTTCTACCCGGCCAACTACGGTTACATCCCCAACACCCTGGCCGACGACGGCGACCCCCTCGACGTGCTGGTCGTGACCCCTTACCCGGTTGCCCCAGGCTCGGTCATCCGCGCCCGTCCGGTCGGCATCCTGAACATGACCGACGACGGCGGCGGCGATGCCAAAGTCATCGCAGTGCCACACGACAAACTGTCGCAACTGTACGTCGACGTGAAGGAATACACCGACCTGCCACCGCTGCTGATCCAGCAGATCGAGCACTTCTTCGCGAACTACAAAGATCTCGAAAAAGGCAAGTGGGTCAAGATCGAAGGCTGGGCCGGTGCTGACGCCGCCCGCGAAGCGATCCTCAAATCGGCCGCCGCCTACAAAGGCTGA
- a CDS encoding DNA cytosine methyltransferase, whose protein sequence is MNCDNPLQVVDLFAGPGGLGEGFSSLSEGRSFDILVSAEMDPFARSTLRLRAFYRALKKYNPAALDDYYYYCETAGVAQPWSSDSYKEWQHADAEARQIKLGSVEGNAELDRILEKRLDTSKPWVLIGGPPCQAYSIVGRARNKGNVDYKAEDDHRHFLYREYLRIIQSKRPAVFVMENVKGILSSKVGGTQIFPQILQDLADPDAALGIKNGTGKKYKICSLVSDDIYESGMTPDSIDFNNFIIRAEDYGIPQGRHRVILVGVSEDYVDGISEHKLASAPPVTVRDVLGNLPPLRSTLSRGNDTPDKWCNEILGHLETLYKDLISSEKKDLTLEMNLRIFRDSFSGGRLNNGGLRVKKTSSWSGAVNTDELNSWLTDSKLGVWLNHEARSHMSADLKRYIYASVFAQAHHYSPKGHQEFNLPGLAPDHKNWESGKFSDRFRVQIDRQHSSTITSHISKDGHYFIHYDPNQCRSLTVREAARLQTFPDNYFFLGNRTQQYHQVGNAVPPLLASKIARVVERIIKGRISSQRPKRTVASMIS, encoded by the coding sequence ATGAATTGTGACAACCCTTTACAGGTCGTGGATCTCTTTGCCGGCCCCGGCGGCCTAGGTGAAGGGTTCTCTTCACTCAGTGAGGGCAGAAGCTTTGATATATTAGTCTCTGCCGAGATGGATCCGTTCGCTCGATCTACACTGAGACTTCGTGCATTTTATCGAGCGCTAAAAAAATACAACCCAGCAGCCCTTGACGATTATTATTATTACTGCGAAACGGCTGGTGTGGCACAACCTTGGAGCTCAGACAGTTATAAAGAATGGCAACATGCCGACGCCGAAGCTCGTCAAATTAAACTCGGAAGCGTAGAAGGAAATGCCGAACTAGACCGGATTTTGGAGAAACGACTGGATACCAGTAAGCCTTGGGTATTAATTGGTGGACCTCCTTGTCAAGCTTATTCAATTGTTGGGCGCGCGCGCAACAAAGGAAATGTCGACTATAAGGCGGAAGATGATCATCGTCACTTTTTGTATCGGGAATACCTGCGAATAATCCAGAGCAAGCGCCCTGCTGTATTTGTTATGGAGAATGTCAAAGGCATTCTTTCCTCAAAAGTTGGTGGCACGCAAATTTTCCCACAAATACTCCAAGATCTTGCTGACCCTGATGCGGCGCTGGGAATAAAAAACGGAACTGGTAAAAAATATAAAATCTGCTCTTTAGTTTCAGATGACATCTATGAATCTGGCATGACGCCAGACTCTATAGACTTTAATAATTTTATAATACGAGCGGAAGATTACGGCATTCCGCAAGGTCGCCACAGAGTTATACTAGTAGGCGTATCCGAGGATTATGTTGATGGCATAAGCGAACACAAACTTGCATCCGCTCCACCTGTCACCGTCAGGGACGTTCTTGGCAACCTCCCTCCGCTGCGCAGTACGCTTTCCAGAGGAAATGATACCCCAGACAAGTGGTGCAACGAGATTTTGGGACATCTCGAAACCCTATATAAGGATCTTATTTCGTCCGAAAAAAAGGATCTCACTTTAGAGATGAACCTTAGGATATTTCGAGATTCATTTTCGGGCGGACGTTTAAACAATGGAGGACTACGTGTTAAAAAAACCAGCTCTTGGAGTGGAGCAGTAAACACGGACGAATTAAATTCTTGGCTTACAGACTCTAAATTAGGCGTTTGGCTCAACCACGAAGCCCGAAGCCACATGAGCGCAGATCTTAAGCGCTATATTTATGCATCAGTCTTTGCGCAGGCTCATCATTATTCCCCAAAGGGTCACCAAGAATTCAATCTTCCTGGATTAGCGCCCGATCATAAAAACTGGGAAAGTGGAAAATTTAGTGATCGTTTTCGGGTTCAAATTGATCGCCAGCACTCTTCCACCATAACCAGCCACATCTCGAAAGATGGACACTATTTCATTCATTACGACCCTAATCAATGTCGCAGTTTGACTGTAAGGGAAGCGGCCAGATTACAAACCTTTCCCGATAATTATTTTTTCCTGGGAAATCGCACACAACAATACCATCAAGTCGGCAACGCCGTTCCTCCTCTACTTGCAAGTAAAATTGCGAGAGTAGTCGAGCGTATTATCAAGGGTAGAATTTCCTCTCAGCGTCCCAAAAGGACTGTGGCTTCCATGATCAGCTGA
- a CDS encoding PD-(D/E)XK motif protein, which translates to MKMMTNKVKSIWTAIKSEGVGSGFRRIDAEHLLDFYAGVDSIGRLTLLLITQKNPSVELELQSVKIHSVLRDDNQWSLLFILEKPELSELFLLFCGDLIESSRQCGERSRGLPFVLARLVSWRLLFERGNFDLLTEGQVRGLTGELLHLKALIGTISASAAVQSWKGPDRADQDFQFEKNAWEVKTIWPATNEVIIASERQLDFTHRELELVVVELGSGSEDTEAGFTLNQLIDEIRRVIKSDFDTYSAFESALLRSGYVIRPEYDAWVMTLGKVTRYKVSTGFPCIRPQDLSTGIRSVKYKLNLQSCIPFQI; encoded by the coding sequence ATGAAGATGATGACGAATAAGGTTAAATCCATCTGGACGGCGATTAAGTCGGAAGGTGTCGGATCCGGTTTTCGCCGAATTGACGCGGAGCATTTGCTTGATTTTTACGCCGGAGTGGATTCAATAGGCAGGCTCACACTCTTGTTGATTACACAAAAAAACCCTAGTGTTGAGTTGGAACTCCAATCAGTAAAAATTCACAGCGTGCTCCGAGATGATAACCAATGGTCTCTACTTTTCATATTAGAAAAACCTGAGCTTTCCGAGTTGTTCTTGCTCTTCTGCGGAGACCTAATTGAATCTTCACGTCAATGTGGGGAGAGATCTAGAGGCCTTCCATTTGTTTTAGCTCGTCTTGTTAGCTGGCGCTTGCTATTTGAACGAGGGAATTTCGATTTATTGACCGAAGGGCAAGTTCGAGGATTGACTGGTGAGCTTCTTCACCTAAAGGCGCTAATTGGGACTATTAGCGCATCAGCGGCAGTTCAGAGCTGGAAAGGGCCCGATCGAGCTGATCAGGACTTCCAATTTGAAAAAAATGCGTGGGAGGTCAAGACAATTTGGCCAGCGACCAATGAGGTTATAATAGCCTCGGAAAGACAACTTGACTTCACCCACCGAGAGTTGGAGCTCGTCGTTGTCGAGCTCGGAAGTGGATCTGAGGATACGGAAGCTGGCTTCACACTTAATCAGTTGATTGATGAAATCCGAAGAGTAATTAAATCAGATTTTGACACATATTCAGCGTTTGAAAGTGCACTACTGAGATCTGGCTATGTTATACGCCCCGAATATGATGCGTGGGTAATGACTCTAGGCAAAGTAACCCGTTATAAAGTCAGCACTGGTTTCCCCTGTATTCGCCCACAAGATCTATCGACAGGAATTCGTAGTGTCAAATACAAACTAAACCTCCAAAGCTGCATACCTTTTCAGATATAG
- a CDS encoding very short patch repair endonuclease, translated as MDVVDKETRSRMMAAITGKNTQPELALRRFLHANGYRFRLHRKDLPGKPDIVIPKLRTCIFVHGCFWHRHAGCRYATTPKTRSEFWAAKFSRNVERDLENVYALRSLGWRVITVWECEIKRGSECLSQLHHALKE; from the coding sequence GTGGATGTTGTAGATAAAGAGACCAGGTCGAGGATGATGGCAGCAATAACTGGCAAAAATACGCAGCCTGAGCTCGCGCTGCGCCGGTTTCTTCATGCCAATGGTTACCGCTTCCGCCTGCACCGCAAGGACCTCCCTGGGAAGCCTGACATTGTAATTCCCAAGCTACGGACCTGTATATTTGTACATGGATGTTTTTGGCATCGCCATGCGGGGTGTCGCTACGCTACTACACCTAAGACCCGGAGCGAATTCTGGGCAGCAAAATTCTCCAGAAATGTTGAGAGAGACCTCGAAAATGTTTACGCCTTAAGGTCCCTCGGCTGGAGGGTTATTACCGTTTGGGAGTGTGAGATCAAGCGAGGATCCGAATGCCTTTCTCAACTGCACCACGCCCTTAAGGAGTAG